In one Bactrocera tryoni isolate S06 chromosome 5, CSIRO_BtryS06_freeze2, whole genome shotgun sequence genomic region, the following are encoded:
- the LOC120778962 gene encoding uncharacterized protein LOC120778962 yields MRNMGRLFQYNRFVGSEEAAVDNTKDAETTGGWRNNKPQQQFGANCPAYAELYPAYACTASMEVAATPTAATAAAAMATTTATAAATTMTSRSLDLALRKYQQWSSKFLPTTNNNNSSSNNTMAVLTTEKHTTIATMPVATNADCVTHLSTSSSSQKSNSCSHSCSYSTTNTSGYYSRLTLVGNASDLQQPHGELQQQHCWGAAGGDRELLVSAGKRPKVYDCMKDFLRRKLFQQRHGQQQQQHQQREREQQRAAQMAATLCKSDTEEDVTSDYDEVDMLDSSYNADEEDASDCSSQCTCPLESDVEETPPQQQYACTEQQQKHGYTPQKSISPQKSMLSLNCWQNITQYTDSTTEPEEDEDVQGEWGVEDADYQHVAEDSDAGISDCCQLISEKSSPTKQRKRQLKQQQKLQQKPKQKFRYNRNSDDGSEEAELLASSWYQPRITTKAALERLQQAPPGTFLLRRKSRSYELCLRVETKVKHFVVVSLADNHYKLKGAKKQFTSLKALVTHHSVMAEQLPLTLALPREYECKGSKAYGVSAKWAASEAFDVSKRTLRSLRYADDFDTYESLQILGLLQDWQCETNEF; encoded by the exons CCACAACAGCAATTTGGCGCAAATTGTCCAGCGTACGCTGAATTATATCCGGCTTACGCTTGCACCGCCAGCATGGAAGTAGCAGCAACGCCTACAGCGGCAACCGCAGCGGCGGCGAtggcgacaacaacagcaacagcggcGGCAACAACGATGACAAGTCGCAGCCTAGACTTGGCCTTGCGCAAATATCAACAATGGAGCAGCAAGTTTCTGCcaaccaccaacaacaacaacagcagtagcaacaacacaatggctGTGTTGACAacagaaaaacacacaacaatagcaacaatgcCGGTTGCAACAAATGCTGACTGTGTCACTCACTTGTCAACGTCTTCATCATCACAAAAATCCAATTCCTGCTCACACTCCTGCTCCTACAGCACCACCAACACTTCGGGCTACTACAGTCGGCTGACGCTGGTGGGCAACGCGTCCGACTTGCAGCAGCCGCATGGTGAgctgcaacaacagcattgCTGGGGTGCTGCGGGCGGGGATCGCGAGTTGCTCGTTAGTGCGGGCAAAAGACCAAAAGTGTACGATTGCATGAAGGACTTTTTGCGGCGGAAACTCTTTCAGCAACGACatggacaacaacaacagcaacatcaacaacGAGAACGAGAACAACAGCGAGCAGCGCAAATGGCGGCAACACTTTGCAAAAGCGACACCGAGGAGGACGTCACCAGTGATTATGATGAG GTCGACATGTTGGATTCCTCGTACAATGCCGATGAGGAGGACGCCAGTGATTGCAGCAGTCAGTGCACTTGCCCATTAGAGAGTGACGTCGAGGAAACtccgccacaacaacaatacgcATGCactgagcaacaacaaaaacacggcTATACACCACAAAAATCGATTAGTCCGCAAAAATCGATGCTCTCGTTGAACTGCTGGCAAAACATCACACAGTACACAGATTCCACCACCGAACCGGAAGAGGATGAGGATGTGCAGGGCGAATGGGGCGTCGAGGACGCTGATTATCAACATGTCGCCGAAGATTCGGATGCTGGCATCTCCGATTGCTGTCAGTTGATAAGCGAAAAATCGAGTCCGACGAAACAACGCAAACGACagctgaaacaacaacaaaagttacaacaaaaaccaaagcaAAAGTTCCGCTACAACCGCAACTCGGACGATGGCAGCGAGGAGGCCGAGTTGCTCGCCAGCAGTTGGTATCAACCGCGCATCACCACCAAAGCCGCGCTTGAGCGCCTACAACAGGCGCCGCCCGGCACCTTCCTGCTACGCCGCAAATCACGCAGCTACGAACTGTGTCTGCGCGTCGAAACGAAGGTGAAGCATTTCGTCGTCGTGTCGCTGGCGGACAACCATTACAAGCTGAAAGGCGCCAAGAAGCAATTTACATCGTTAAAAGCATTGGTCACGCATCATTCCGTTATGGCGGAACAATTACCGCTGACTCTGGCATTGCCGCGCGAGTACGAGTGCAAAGGCAGCAAGGCGTACGGCGTCAGCGCCAAGTGGGCCGCCAGCGAGGCGTTCGATGTTAGCAAGCGAACCTTGCGGTCCTTACGTTACGCTGATGACTTCGATACGTATGAGTCGTTGCAAATTTTGGGTTTATTGCAAGATTGGCAGTGCGAAACGAATGAATTCTAA